One segment of Patescibacteria group bacterium DNA contains the following:
- a CDS encoding ATP-dependent Clp protease proteolytic subunit, with translation MKDAQRRKRFGISTGDACAIDVLHNFGIDLQNRQLWISGTNIDLLTADDAGPEPGVEYMMSNRVIRNLHLLRLRSETAPALVHLHTCGGDYHEGMAIYNALRSMPFPITIISYTHARSMSSIIIQAAEKRVLMPDSYFMIHYGQLYAGGEAKTVKSNVEFDKIGTDRMLDIYVEKAKKGKKFIKWSETRIRNFLKRKMDEKGDFFLMPEEAVEFGFADEVFDFDWQRLTEFS, from the coding sequence ATGAAAGACGCACAAAGGCGCAAAAGATTCGGTATCTCTACTGGTGACGCTTGTGCCATTGATGTCCTGCATAATTTCGGAATTGATTTGCAAAATAGGCAACTTTGGATTAGCGGAACCAACATTGACTTGTTAACGGCTGATGACGCAGGTCCGGAGCCAGGCGTTGAATACATGATGTCTAACAGAGTAATCAGAAACTTGCATCTTCTGAGATTGCGTTCTGAAACTGCTCCGGCTTTAGTCCATTTGCACACCTGTGGCGGAGATTATCATGAAGGTATGGCTATTTACAACGCCTTACGTTCCATGCCCTTCCCCATAACCATTATTTCTTATACCCATGCCAGAAGCATGTCTTCAATCATTATACAGGCGGCCGAGAAGCGCGTTCTGATGCCTGACTCTTACTTTATGATCCATTATGGGCAATTGTATGCCGGTGGTGAAGCTAAAACAGTCAAGAGCAACGTTGAATTCGATAAAATCGGCACAGACAGAATGTTAGATATTTATGTTGAGAAGGCCAAAAAAGGAAAGAAATTCATAAAATGGAGTGAGACTCGCATTCGCAACTTTCTAAAAAGAAAAATGGATGAAAAAGGCGATTTCTTCTTGATGCCGGAAGAAGCTGTGGAATTCGGTTTTGCTGATGAGGTCTTTGACTTTGACTGGCAAAGACTGACTGAGTTTAGCTAA
- a CDS encoding MBL fold metallo-hydrolase has protein sequence MIIQWLGLSAVKVQTKGQGEELVIALDPFADNGSLKMPRFQADIVMASSNHEEHANFEAIRGEPFAIVHPGEYETKGIFIYGIPGVNSSDKEKLQNTIYKIIAEEISIVHLGRLNKTLTDEQVDQLGNVDILFLPIGGKDVLDDKKAIEVASQLEPRIIIPIHYKINGQKTDLADAGDYLKHCGLKSETQEKLRANKKDLLAEDTRVIILTV, from the coding sequence ATGATAATTCAATGGTTAGGCTTATCGGCCGTAAAAGTCCAGACTAAGGGCCAAGGAGAAGAGTTAGTAATTGCTCTGGATCCGTTTGCCGATAATGGCTCCCTAAAAATGCCGCGTTTCCAAGCCGACATCGTAATGGCATCCAGTAATCATGAAGAACACGCCAATTTTGAGGCCATCCGCGGAGAGCCCTTTGCTATCGTCCATCCCGGCGAATACGAAACTAAAGGCATTTTTATTTACGGCATACCCGGTGTAAACTCTTCTGATAAAGAAAAGCTTCAAAACACGATTTATAAAATTATTGCTGAGGAAATCTCCATTGTTCATTTAGGCAGATTAAATAAGACTCTAACCGATGAACAAGTTGACCAACTGGGTAATGTTGACATCCTATTCCTGCCAATCGGTGGCAAGGATGTTCTGGATGACAAGAAAGCGATTGAAGTCGCTTCACAATTGGAGCCAAGAATAATTATTCCGATACACTACAAAATTAATGGACAAAAAACTGACTTGGCTGATGCTGGCGATTATCTCAAACATTGCGGTTTAAAGTCAGAGACTCAGGAGAAGTTACGGGCAAATAAAAAAGATCTGCTTGCTGAAGATACCAGAGTAATCATTCTAACGGTTTAA
- the gyrA gene encoding DNA gyrase subunit A, which yields MPKKEDRSQQYLDFNANPNAITDRLISEEVQQSYLDYAMSVIVSRALPDVRDGLKPVHRRVLYAMWDIGLRANAKFRKSANVVGEVMAKYHPHGDSAIYETMVRMAQDFSLRHPLVKGQGNFGSMDGDSAAAMRYTEAKLSPIAEEMLFDIDKNTVNFIPNYDGAHKEPRVLPAKLPNLLINGTQGIAVGMATNIPPHNLGEIVDGVVHLIDNPDCEVEDLVKFIKGPDFPTGGIIYNLNDIKQAYLTGKGGVVCRAKTDIEETKTGLYRIIITEVNYQTNKATLLEKIAELVKDKKIEGIKDLRDESNKDGVRVVIEIKKDAYPQKILNQLFKFTQLQDTFHFNVLALVDGIQPKVLNLKMVLEEYLKHRQEVITRRTQFELDKAKDRAHILEGLVMALAHIDEIIAAIKKSKDKDDAKSNLIKKFKLSERQAVAILEMKLQQLANLEKIKIETELKEKMKLIKELESLLKSPTRILALIKTEILELKEKFGEPRRTQIVAHGVDSFKAEDLIPDEEMIVMVTNDGYIKRLPPDTFKTQGRGGKGVIGLTTKEEDSVEHFFLTSTHADLMFFTNRGRVFQLKGYDVPQSSRTAKGQALVNFLQLAPNEKVSAILPSTEVENDKFLVMVTNRGTIKKSKIEDFKNVRRSGLIAIKLRDDDDLQWVQPSKGAENIILVTKLGQAIRFKESDVRSMGRTSSGVRGVRLKSKDAVVGMAVFDPKDEKVAKLMIIMANGFGKQTELKYYKVQGRGGSGIKTAKITSKTGEIITGKLIYDDSADMIIISNHGQVIRLPIKTVSILGRDTQGVRVMRFKEEKDTVANVTLL from the coding sequence ATGCCCAAAAAAGAAGATCGCAGCCAGCAATATCTTGATTTTAACGCTAATCCTAATGCTATTACTGATCGCCTGATTAGTGAAGAAGTTCAACAAAGCTACTTGGACTATGCTATGTCGGTAATCGTCTCCCGTGCCTTGCCTGATGTTCGTGACGGCTTAAAACCGGTGCACCGCCGCGTCTTGTACGCCATGTGGGATATCGGACTACGCGCTAACGCCAAATTCCGCAAATCAGCTAATGTGGTAGGTGAAGTCATGGCCAAATACCACCCACATGGCGATTCGGCCATTTATGAAACCATGGTGCGTATGGCCCAAGACTTTTCTTTGCGCCATCCTTTGGTTAAAGGTCAAGGAAACTTCGGCTCTATGGACGGTGATAGCGCCGCGGCCATGCGTTACACCGAAGCTAAACTCTCTCCCATTGCCGAAGAAATGCTGTTTGATATTGATAAGAATACGGTTAACTTCATACCTAATTACGATGGCGCCCATAAAGAGCCTCGCGTTCTGCCGGCCAAGTTGCCTAACTTATTGATTAATGGCACCCAAGGCATTGCCGTTGGCATGGCAACCAATATTCCGCCGCACAACTTAGGAGAGATTGTTGACGGTGTAGTGCATTTGATTGATAACCCTGATTGCGAAGTTGAGGATTTGGTCAAATTCATTAAAGGCCCGGATTTTCCTACGGGTGGAATTATTTACAATCTTAACGATATCAAGCAAGCCTATTTGACCGGCAAAGGTGGCGTAGTCTGTCGCGCCAAAACTGATATAGAAGAAACCAAAACCGGACTCTACCGCATTATTATTACCGAAGTCAACTACCAAACCAATAAAGCCACTTTACTGGAAAAAATTGCCGAATTAGTCAAAGACAAAAAAATCGAGGGAATTAAAGATTTACGCGATGAATCCAATAAAGACGGTGTACGCGTCGTGATTGAAATCAAAAAAGACGCCTACCCTCAAAAGATCCTTAACCAATTATTCAAATTCACACAACTACAAGATACTTTTCATTTCAATGTCTTAGCTTTAGTGGATGGCATCCAACCCAAAGTACTGAATCTAAAAATGGTTTTAGAAGAATACCTCAAACATCGGCAGGAAGTAATTACCCGCCGTACCCAGTTTGAATTAGACAAAGCCAAAGATCGAGCTCATATTTTAGAAGGTTTGGTTATGGCTTTGGCTCATATTGATGAGATTATCGCCGCCATTAAAAAATCCAAAGACAAAGACGATGCCAAATCTAATTTAATCAAAAAATTCAAGCTAAGCGAACGGCAAGCCGTAGCCATTTTGGAGATGAAACTGCAACAGCTGGCTAACTTGGAGAAGATTAAGATTGAGACTGAGTTGAAAGAAAAAATGAAACTGATCAAGGAGCTGGAATCATTACTAAAATCTCCAACTAGAATCTTAGCTTTAATCAAAACGGAAATTTTGGAATTGAAAGAGAAATTCGGCGAGCCCAGACGCACTCAAATAGTCGCTCATGGCGTGGACAGCTTCAAAGCCGAGGATTTGATTCCTGATGAAGAAATGATCGTTATGGTCACTAATGACGGCTATATCAAACGCTTACCGCCCGACACCTTTAAAACTCAAGGACGAGGCGGCAAAGGAGTTATCGGATTAACCACGAAAGAAGAAGATTCAGTGGAACATTTCTTCCTGACTTCTACGCACGCCGACCTGATGTTTTTTACTAATCGCGGGCGTGTCTTCCAACTCAAAGGCTATGACGTGCCTCAGTCCTCACGTACGGCCAAGGGCCAGGCTTTGGTTAACTTCTTGCAACTAGCGCCCAATGAGAAAGTCTCAGCCATTTTACCTTCCACAGAGGTAGAAAATGATAAGTTTTTGGTTATGGTAACAAATCGCGGAACAATCAAGAAGTCTAAAATTGAAGATTTCAAGAATGTCCGCCGATCAGGATTAATCGCCATTAAACTGAGAGATGACGATGATTTGCAATGGGTTCAACCGTCCAAGGGCGCAGAAAATATTATTCTGGTTACTAAACTAGGCCAGGCCATCAGATTTAAAGAGTCAGATGTCCGCTCTATGGGACGCACCTCCTCAGGAGTCAGAGGCGTCCGCCTAAAGAGCAAAGATGCGGTTGTGGGTATGGCTGTTTTTGACCCTAAAGATGAGAAGGTGGCCAAATTAATGATTATCATGGCCAATGGTTTCGGCAAACAAACAGAGCTTAAATATTATAAGGTCCAAGGAAGAGGCGGCTCGGGCATTAAAACAGCTAAAATTACCTCTAAAACAGGGGAAATAATCACCGGCAAATTGATTTATGATGATTCCGCCGATATGATTATAATTTCCAATCATGGCCAGGTTATCCGCCTACCCATCAAAACAGTCAGTATTCTTGGTCGTGACACGCAAGGTGTCAGGGTAATGAGGTTTAAGGAAGAAAAAGACACTGTAGCCAATGTAACGCTGTTATAA
- a CDS encoding YebC/PmpR family DNA-binding transcriptional regulator has protein sequence MSGHSKWAKTHRQKSVTDAKKGATFTKIANLITIAARESGGDPETNFKLRLAIDKAREANMPKDNIERAITKGTGANKDGVNFEEIIYEVVGPAGVGFIIEAITDNKNRTVADLKSVLNKNGGQLGSSGSVSWNFKRLGSLLIASTDLSEEQELELIEAGAEDIKRMPATAEAEITTSVESLSQVTNKAKGLGLAIKETSIVYQPKDEINITNETDREKIERLYNTIDDLDDITNVYTNASW, from the coding sequence ATGTCAGGACATAGCAAATGGGCGAAAACTCATCGCCAAAAATCAGTGACTGATGCCAAAAAAGGAGCTACCTTCACAAAGATAGCCAACCTAATAACCATCGCGGCGCGGGAAAGTGGCGGTGATCCGGAAACAAACTTCAAATTGCGATTAGCGATTGATAAGGCCAGGGAAGCTAATATGCCTAAAGATAATATTGAACGGGCGATTACTAAAGGAACTGGTGCAAATAAAGATGGCGTTAATTTTGAGGAAATCATTTACGAGGTGGTCGGTCCGGCAGGGGTGGGATTTATTATAGAAGCCATAACCGACAACAAAAACCGCACAGTTGCCGATTTAAAATCAGTTTTGAATAAAAATGGCGGGCAACTGGGATCCTCCGGCAGTGTTTCATGGAACTTTAAAAGATTGGGTTCTTTACTTATAGCTTCCACTGATTTAAGCGAGGAACAGGAATTAGAATTGATCGAAGCCGGAGCGGAAGATATCAAAAGAATGCCGGCAACTGCCGAAGCAGAAATAACCACCTCAGTGGAATCACTGTCTCAAGTGACGAATAAAGCCAAAGGATTAGGATTAGCCATCAAAGAAACTTCTATTGTCTATCAACCAAAAGATGAAATAAACATTACTAATGAAACAGATCGCGAAAAAATAGAACGCCTCTACAATACCATTGATGACCTGGATGACATTACAAATGTTTATACCAATGCTTCATGGTAA
- the ruvC gene encoding crossover junction endodeoxyribonuclease RuvC: MVKTKPHIILGIDPGIADTGFGVIEENCGRFKLFDYGSIKTDKRESLSSRLLDLHEQLTIIIKKYRPEVAAVEQLFFCTNTKTALTVGQARGVILLTLAQNQTKLIELTPLQVKQGLTGYGQADKKQIQQMVKIILNLKTNPKPDDAADALAMAICGAGINKLNSRINS, from the coding sequence ATGGTAAAAACAAAACCGCATATAATTTTGGGCATTGACCCGGGTATCGCTGATACCGGTTTCGGCGTAATTGAAGAAAATTGCGGCCGGTTTAAATTGTTTGATTACGGCTCTATTAAAACCGACAAACGAGAGAGTTTATCTTCAAGATTGTTGGACTTACATGAACAATTAACAATAATAATCAAAAAATATCGGCCGGAAGTAGCGGCGGTAGAACAATTGTTTTTTTGCACTAATACTAAAACCGCTCTGACTGTCGGCCAAGCCCGAGGAGTTATTTTGTTAACCTTGGCACAAAACCAAACTAAATTGATTGAATTGACGCCACTGCAAGTCAAGCAAGGATTAACCGGTTACGGCCAAGCTGATAAAAAACAAATTCAACAAATGGTAAAAATCATCCTTAATCTCAAAACCAATCCCAAGCCTGATGACGCCGCTGATGCTTTGGCTATGGCCATTTGCGGCGCTGGCATTAATAAACTTAATTCCCGGATTAATTCATAA
- a CDS encoding PBP1A family penicillin-binding protein gives MSNINWRDPQKLVPTHQHEPKGGKISFSSNQVKPQRKHRRHIWRRLFKVLVPIIIIVILFLALMAAAALFWISKDLPSADGVLKRNITVSTKIYDRTGQTVLYDIHGDIKRTVIPLSEVPDYMKQAVITAEDRDFYQHHGFSFTGIIRSILINITTGSKVSGSTLTQQFVKNAILTNEKTYTRKIKELLISYQIESKFTKDQILGMYLNEIPYGSVIYGVEAAAQSYFGKPTKDLTLAESAILAAIPNAPTYYSPYGNHKDKLLQRQRYILDSMAELGYVTKEQAEEAKNEKLTFKPLRESIIAPHFVMYIKEILSEKYGENFINQEGLKVYTTLDLEKQKIAEEAVKKGVETNGKKYGFTNASLVSLDPKTGQILAMVGSADYFDEAIDGQVNVSLRSRQPGSSFKPIVYTTSFIKGYTPNTIIYDTVTNFDTTGEKAYEPHNYHNDESGPVTLRKALAGSLNIPAVKLTYLTGMDNIFNLAEKLGYTTFNDRSRFGLSIVLGGAEVKLLEHTAAYATLATDGIKHEVNPILKIEDKNNKIIEEFKDKNEEIIDAEVARQTNDILSDDSARAYIFGSGSRLVLPGRPAAVKTGTTNDFHDAWTLGYTPSLACGVWVGNNDNAAMKAGADGSVIAAPIWNNYMSEALKGQAAEEFTKPQPVTTGKAVLDGIANSGTMIKIDTISGKLATQYTPLSTIKEIATGEVHDILYYVDKDAPRGPLPSHPENDPQYYNWEAGVKSWAEKNNIITNGQPIPTSYDDIHLASDQPQLNIISPNDKQTIKDSYIIVNLQGSAARGIQKTEYLIDNQLIDTTSGLTTDKTLDLSELASGYHTLTIIIKDDLQNTASKSIDFNLIAVNPLPRLDWTSPIDGATINNFPLALKADLTNFDRIKQIDLYYLSATSTKENFITTIRPQSDNFNFSWKKSPDSGDYTIYANIFNLNNKKYESPKLKIKIQ, from the coding sequence ATGTCTAATATAAACTGGCGCGATCCGCAAAAACTCGTACCCACTCACCAACATGAACCCAAAGGAGGAAAAATATCTTTTTCCTCCAATCAAGTTAAACCTCAACGGAAACATCGACGCCATATTTGGCGGAGATTATTTAAAGTATTAGTGCCTATAATCATAATAGTAATTCTATTCTTGGCTTTAATGGCGGCGGCTGCTTTATTTTGGATTTCCAAAGATTTACCGTCAGCTGATGGTGTGCTCAAACGGAATATTACAGTTTCAACTAAAATTTATGATCGTACCGGCCAAACAGTACTTTATGATATCCATGGCGACATTAAACGTACTGTCATCCCTTTATCTGAGGTCCCTGACTATATGAAACAGGCGGTGATTACTGCTGAAGATAGGGATTTCTACCAGCATCATGGTTTTTCTTTTACCGGTATTATCCGCTCAATTTTAATTAATATCACAACTGGCAGTAAAGTTAGCGGTTCAACCTTAACCCAACAATTTGTCAAAAACGCCATCTTAACTAATGAAAAAACTTATACCAGAAAAATAAAGGAATTATTAATTTCTTATCAAATAGAAAGTAAATTCACTAAAGATCAAATCTTAGGCATGTATTTGAATGAAATACCTTATGGCTCAGTAATTTATGGCGTGGAAGCGGCGGCTCAATCTTATTTCGGCAAACCAACGAAAGATTTGACTTTAGCTGAGTCTGCTATTTTAGCAGCCATACCCAACGCGCCGACCTATTATTCGCCTTACGGCAACCATAAAGACAAATTATTGCAACGCCAGAGATACATTCTTGACTCTATGGCGGAATTAGGTTATGTCACCAAAGAACAAGCGGAGGAAGCTAAGAATGAAAAACTGACTTTTAAGCCTCTAAGAGAATCTATCATCGCGCCACATTTCGTTATGTATATCAAAGAAATACTATCGGAAAAATACGGCGAAAATTTCATTAATCAAGAGGGTTTGAAAGTTTATACTACGCTTGATTTGGAAAAACAAAAAATTGCTGAAGAGGCGGTTAAAAAAGGAGTTGAAACTAATGGTAAAAAATACGGTTTTACCAACGCCTCATTGGTTTCTTTGGATCCGAAAACCGGCCAGATATTAGCCATGGTCGGATCGGCCGACTATTTTGATGAAGCTATTGATGGACAAGTTAACGTCTCCTTGCGGTCACGCCAACCAGGTTCATCTTTCAAACCAATTGTTTATACGACATCATTTATTAAAGGTTATACTCCCAATACGATTATTTACGACACAGTGACAAATTTTGATACTACCGGTGAAAAGGCTTATGAGCCTCATAATTACCATAACGACGAAAGCGGACCAGTAACCCTGCGCAAGGCTTTAGCTGGATCATTAAACATTCCAGCGGTTAAGCTGACTTATTTAACAGGTATGGATAATATCTTTAATCTAGCGGAAAAATTAGGTTACACAACTTTTAATGACCGTAGCCGTTTTGGGTTGTCGATTGTTTTAGGTGGAGCGGAAGTAAAATTATTGGAACATACCGCGGCTTATGCCACTTTAGCCACTGATGGTATTAAACATGAAGTTAACCCTATTTTAAAAATTGAAGATAAAAATAATAAGATAATTGAGGAATTCAAAGATAAAAATGAAGAGATTATAGATGCGGAAGTTGCCAGACAAACCAACGACATTTTATCCGATGACTCAGCTCGCGCTTATATCTTTGGTAGTGGCAGTCGTTTAGTTCTGCCTGGACGACCGGCGGCAGTCAAAACTGGTACAACTAATGACTTCCATGACGCTTGGACTTTAGGTTATACCCCGTCGTTGGCTTGCGGTGTTTGGGTAGGGAATAATGACAATGCGGCTATGAAGGCGGGCGCTGACGGTTCAGTGATTGCGGCTCCTATTTGGAATAATTACATGTCTGAAGCGCTCAAAGGACAAGCAGCGGAAGAATTTACTAAGCCTCAGCCGGTTACCACTGGTAAGGCAGTCTTAGATGGCATAGCCAATTCCGGCACAATGATAAAAATTGACACAATTTCTGGGAAATTAGCTACTCAATATACTCCTTTAAGCACAATTAAAGAAATAGCTACGGGCGAAGTTCATGATATTTTGTATTATGTGGATAAAGATGCCCCACGCGGCCCACTCCCCTCTCATCCGGAAAATGACCCGCAATATTACAATTGGGAAGCCGGAGTGAAATCTTGGGCAGAAAAAAATAATATTATTACCAATGGCCAACCCATACCAACATCTTACGATGATATCCATTTGGCTTCTGATCAGCCACAACTCAATATTATCAGCCCTAACGACAAACAAACTATAAAGGACAGTTATATTATTGTTAACTTGCAGGGTTCGGCAGCTCGCGGTATCCAAAAAACAGAATATCTAATTGATAACCAACTAATTGATACTACTAGTGGATTAACTACTGACAAAACCTTGGATCTATCTGAATTAGCAAGCGGTTACCATACTTTGACTATTATAATTAAGGATGATCTACAAAACACCGCTTCAAAATCAATTGACTTTAATTTGATCGCTGTTAATCCTTTGCCCCGTCTTGATTGGACATCTCCGATTGATGGCGCTACTATTAATAATTTCCCTTTAGCTTTAAAGGCTGACTTAACTAATTTTGATCGGATAAAACAAATTGACCTTTATTATTTATCAGCTACCAGTACTAAAGAAAACTTCATTACTACGATTAGGCCACAAAGTGATAATTTTAACTTTAGTTGGAAAAAGAGTCCCGATTCCGGCGATTACACTATTTATGCTAATATTTTTAACTTAAATAACAAAAAATACGAATCGCCTAAATTAAAAATAAAAATACAATAA
- a CDS encoding YidC/Oxa1 family membrane protein insertase, producing MISSIVNIFNLICYQPLLNLLVFVYNTIPGHDIGLVIIILTLLIKLALYLPSRSTIKAQQSLQELQPKIDEMKEKYKDDKERQAKEMMNLYKEHKINPLSSCLPLLIQLPFLIAIYQVFNTGLRNGSLSLLYPFITNPGHINSLAFGFLDMAKPQWILAVLAGAAQYWQASMMIAKRPVIKNKDSKDEDMSAIMSRQMTVMMPLMTIVIGWSLPSGLVFYWLLLTVFTSLQQLITKKKMIPAKAEVIN from the coding sequence ATGATTAGTTCAATTGTAAATATTTTTAATTTAATTTGTTACCAGCCATTACTTAATTTATTGGTTTTTGTTTACAATACTATCCCTGGACACGATATTGGCTTAGTAATAATCATTTTAACTTTATTAATAAAATTAGCTTTATATTTACCGTCACGCAGTACGATTAAGGCGCAACAATCACTGCAGGAACTGCAACCGAAGATTGATGAAATGAAAGAAAAATATAAAGACGATAAAGAACGACAAGCCAAAGAGATGATGAATTTATATAAAGAACATAAAATTAATCCACTTTCCTCTTGTCTACCATTACTTATTCAGTTGCCTTTTTTAATTGCTATTTATCAAGTGTTCAATACTGGCTTAAGAAATGGTAGTTTGTCTTTACTTTATCCTTTTATTACTAATCCCGGGCACATTAACTCTTTAGCTTTTGGATTTTTAGATATGGCTAAACCCCAATGGATTTTAGCTGTTTTGGCTGGTGCCGCGCAGTATTGGCAAGCGTCCATGATGATTGCTAAACGTCCGGTAATTAAGAATAAAGACAGTAAGGATGAGGATATGTCAGCTATTATGAGTCGTCAAATGACAGTTATGATGCCTCTAATGACCATAGTAATTGGTTGGAGCCTGCCCAGTGGTTTAGTGTTCTATTGGTTATTATTGACAGTATTCACTTCTTTGCAACAATTAATCACAAAAAAGAAAATGATTCCTGCTAAAGCAGAAGTTATAAATTAA
- the yidD gene encoding membrane protein insertion efficiency factor YidD translates to MNFLSNFTKILVLKLIIFYQRTLSFDHGMPKYFFPHGYCRFYPTCSEYGYQAIDKYGIIKGGFMAFIRILRCNPFSKGGFDPIK, encoded by the coding sequence ATGAATTTTTTGTCTAATTTTACTAAAATTTTAGTCTTAAAGTTGATTATATTTTATCAAAGGACACTATCTTTTGATCATGGTATGCCCAAATACTTTTTTCCCCACGGCTATTGTCGTTTTTATCCGACCTGTTCAGAATATGGTTATCAAGCTATAGATAAATATGGGATAATAAAAGGCGGATTCATGGCGTTTATTCGCATTCTCAGATGTAATCCTTTTTCCAAAGGCGGTTTTGATCCAATAAAATAA
- the rnpA gene encoding ribonuclease P protein component, whose protein sequence is MLANKYRISKKQEFERIFKNGKKDSSQNFIIRFINNDLEHCRFSVIVSNKISGKAVERNKIRRRAKAIIGNNLSNFTKNIDLLIIALVPSKKLDFSSFNNDLVKLLAKDKII, encoded by the coding sequence ATGTTGGCCAATAAATACCGTATTTCTAAAAAACAAGAATTTGAAAGGATATTCAAAAACGGCAAAAAAGATTCAAGTCAGAACTTTATTATTAGATTTATAAATAATGACTTAGAACATTGCCGTTTTTCTGTTATTGTCAGTAATAAAATAAGTGGAAAAGCTGTAGAAAGAAATAAGATTAGACGTAGGGCTAAGGCTATTATAGGCAATAATTTGTCTAATTTTACTAAAAATATTGATTTATTAATTATAGCATTAGTTCCCAGTAAAAAATTAGATTTTTCTAGTTTTAATAATGATTTAGTCAAGTTATTAGCAAAAGATAAGATTATATGA
- the rpmH gene encoding 50S ribosomal protein L34, protein MATKRTYQPHKVKRVKKHGFRAKSRTHTGKLVLKRRRAKGRKKLVISTRSK, encoded by the coding sequence ATGGCAACTAAAAGAACTTATCAACCTCATAAAGTTAAAAGAGTCAAAAAACATGGTTTTAGGGCTAAAAGTAGGACTCATACTGGTAAATTGGTTTTAAAGAGAAGAAGAGCTAAAGGAAGGAAGAAATTAGTCATTTCTACTAGATCTAAATAA